TACAACTGGCAGGGGACGGCGGCATGGCCAGGTTGGGATGGACAAAACCATGCTTGGACACGTACGACCAGCGACAAAGACAAAGTCGCAGAGTGGGTACGCGGCAGCAACCGTGGGATGTTCTGGAATCGGCACAAAACGAAGTTTCGAGACGTCCTTGATGGGCTGTCCAATACGATTGCGGCAGGTGAGATCGCCACCAGCCTCGGTCAGAAAGAGCTCAATGCTGACGTAGCGCAGGCGCCGTATAACATCCTGTTTAAGCCAAATCGGTGTACCGATCTTGCCGACCCCACACGTCCCCAATTCTACCCCGGGACACAGGCTGTGTTGAACGGAAGTTATCGAGAACGTGGCTACCGTTGGGCAGACGGACGTCTACCATTTGCATCGGTTCACACCGTGATTCCGCCCAATGGGGCGAGCTGCATTACGTCGGGCAACAACGACAATGGGCAAGGAATTTCGACGGTTGGAAGTCGCCATCAAGGCGGTGCTCATGTATTGATGGGGGACGGTGCAGTGAAGTTTATCACCGATTCGATCGAGGCGGGTAACCAAGCTGCTGAAGGCATGCGAAAGGGCGAGGCTAGCATCTATGGTCTGTGGGGCTCATTGGGTAGCCGTGCCTCCAGGGAAGTCATCGAAGCTGAACTTTAAGGCACGCTGCCGGACGTGATTCACCTCATGGCCCCCGCAACGGAAACGTTGTGGGGGCTTTGTCTTTCATGGCCTGAACTGGAATTGCCCACGGGACTCGAAAAGGTGTCGTTCAGGCCCGGCCCCAATGATGGATCCTGCCACCGCATCGTGCGGGTCGCGTCAACCCGCCAATAAGATGGAAACGGACATGGTCGCCTTTTTCTCAGCCAAACCGTTGGAGTCAAGGCTTCAGCCGATTCCATACACCTTCCCTCAAACAAACCCGGATATTCTCAGAAGCATGAAGCTGGAGTTGGCCTGGTGATTTGGAATAAGCTGCGATCGGCTAAAGCCTTGACTCCAACTGAGTCGTGAACGAAAGGTGTCCGTGGCAACGTTGATTGTTGATTTGGAGCAAACGCGATTGCTCGGCAAAACACTGATCGTCATCACGACCGAGTTCGGGCGACCTTCCGGCTTCGACAGCGGCGGCGGACGCGAGCATCAAGATAACTCGTTCTCCTGCGTGCTCGCTGGCGGTGGACTGTCCAACTGCGGTGCGTACGTTCAAACCGACCAGCAAGCGAAACGCATCGAGGCCGATCCGGTCTGTGACCCCGACTTCTATGCAACAATCTGCGCCGCCACCGGTGTCGATTAGCAAAAGAACCTCCTCGCCGGCGACCGCCCCGTCCCCATCACCGACCAAGGAACACCGATCGCAAGACTATTCGCCTAGGTGAACCGGTTGGTGGGAATTAATAGCGTGGAACGAGTTCGCCATCAACATCGAGGGCGTTGATTGCAGAGGTCAGCCGTCGTCGAATTGGAATACTTGGCGGTATCCTTAATGCGGAATCACCTGACGGGTTGCTTCTGAAATCATCCGATGGGGCAGTCTGAAAATTGCTCACGTAGCCCCTAGGTTGCTGAATGCAAGTTTTGCGCCCGCCTCACTGGGCCCTGGGCAATCCCCTTGTTGGTCGGCGAGCTAACTCCTTACGCGGCTTTAGCTTGCCGCGGACAAAGTTGAATTTTTGGCGAGACTCTTGTTAATTCCATGCCTCGCAAATGGGCAGATGAACCGCACTGCCAAAACGGAGTGATTCGTAATTAGGCACCGCCTGCCCGCGTTTTAGGCTCTAGTTTTTCAGGTTTTTCCCTATTTTCCGGTAAAGGCATGTCATAGCCCCTTGGACAGCCAAAGACCTCTCAACTTTAGAAATGGCATGCGACGTGCAAACTGGATAACAAACAAAAAAGTCGGACCGCACTTCAGGTCCGTCACACGTTCCTATCCCACTACAAGCTGGAATCATTCGCGATGTCTTTTGCAGACCGCCCCTCCCTCTCTAGGTGTAACCCTGAGTCGCACCCGTCATTACCTGTTCACGGTATCCAGAATCGCCGGGGCTTCACCCTTGTCGAGCTATTGGTAGTCATCGCCATCATTGGCGTCCTCGTAGGCTTGCTGCTTCCTGCCGTCCAGGCTGCACGCGAGGCTGCACGTCGCATGAGTTGCAGCAACAACATGAAGCAGCTCGGTTTGGCAATGCACAACTACCATTCTGCTTACAAGCAATTACCTCGCCAATTCGGTGGTACCTTCGGATCAATTCCTAGCGGGCTAGCTGCCAATAACCAACGCAGATACGCTCCCGGGCACAACAGTGGTGAACTGTCGGCACTGGTCGGCCTGACCCCATTTGTGGAGCAGCAGGCATTGTGGGAGCAAATCTCTAATCCTTTCAAGGCGACTACCGGAAACATCTATCAGCCCATGGGGCCTTATCCGGGACGGACGTTGGCCGAGTCAGTGAATGCGGCCGCTGGTGTCTACGATCCCTGGATTACAGAGATTCAGACGCTGAGATGTCCAAGCGACCCAGGGGTTGGGCTGCCTGCCCATGCCCGAACCAATTATGGGGTTTGCTTTGGTGACGCGATCGATCAATCCAATGCGAACTATTACCACCCTTACCACGGGGCGGTCATGGCGTCCACGACAACACAGACTGCTATCAAGACGGCGTCACGTGGAATGTGGCAGCCTGAATTCACGGGCAAATTCCGGGATGTGCTAGACGGTTTGTCGAACACGATTGCAATGGGAGAGTTCATTACTGACCTTGGTGACGGCGACAAGCGTTCCGCTTTGGTTCGGGGATCCGGAAACGGTGCCGATGTGCAGCGCACCGGTGGTGCTCTTGCATGTGAAGGTTTCGTCGATCCAGATCGCCCGCGCTTTTGGGATGACGGGGCTACAATCCTTCAAAGCGGTGCACCAGAGAGAAGACGAGGCTACAAGTGGGCCTCCGGCTACACGTTATATACCGGCTTCTTCACCGTTTTGCCGCCCAACCGAGAGATGTGCTGGCGTGGTCCGGACAACTTCCGCGAAGGGATTGCCCCACCGAGTAGTAATCACCAGGGTGGCTGCCATATTTTGATGGGAGACGGTGCGGTGAAATTCATTACCGATTCAATTGACGCTGGAGGCCTATCCTCCCGGGCGATGGTTTCAACTTCGGCCAATAACAATGATCCTTTGTCGGTTGCAGGTGCGGCCAGTCCTTTCGGTCTCTGGGGGAACCTCGGAACCCGTGGTGGACGAGAAGTCATTACCGAGGAATTCTAAAAAGCTTTCGCCGGACGTCGTCGTTAGGACGGCGTTCCACAGAGATAGATCCTACAAGTGCCAGCCGGGGACAGTCCGGCTGGTGCTTCTTTAAACCCCAGAGAGAGTTTGTACGCTATGAAATACGCAATCGCACTATTGGTGACTGCCGCATGCATCAGCCTTCCGGGCTGTCAGGAAAAGGTGGCAGAAGCCTCCTACGATTCAAACGAAATTGAGGCCTATTTGAACGAGCACCCCGAGCTGAAAAATGCGGAATCGGGTGGATTCAGCGATTCTTGAAATTGCTGATGTTGAGAGCTCAATAAGTGAGACGCAAAAGGTGTGAGACGCAAAGTGTGTCGCACACCTTTTTTCTTTCCGGGACGTCGAAAACAGTGTGATTCTCGACCATCCCAAGCAGATCCAAGAACTCGGCACGTCGTTGGCAACGTTGATCTCGGATCATTGGCAAAAACATTTGCTGGACAAAATGCCTGATGTCATCGCGATCGGTTCCGCTCGTTCTTCCTGCTTCGACAGGGCCGGCGCGGGCACCAAGGTAGTTCGCTCTCCCACGTCCTTCTCGTCAGGGCCCGATCACACAGCCGTGCTTGCACGACAAAGCAGCTAACAGGCAGACCAGCTAACAGGCAGACCGGTTCACGGCTGATCCGGTCAGCGTCCCGGGTTTCTTTCGGATACCCGAGAAGGTACCTCACAACCTTGTTAATCCGGCGTGCAGAATACTCGCGGTTTTGTCTGGGCTACCAGGGCGGCGTCTGGCAACGTAGGTGTGGCGGTGGGGCATTTAGGATGACTTGTGTTTTGCGGCTTTCTTTGGCTTGGGGCTTTTTGCTTTGGTCGTGGGGAGCTTTTGGGATGTTTTGCGTTTCGTTGTTGGCTGGGGTGTCGGCTTCTTTGGAGTGGACTTCTTGACTGCCTTCTTGGCTGTGGCTTTCTTGACCGCTGCTTTCTTGACTGCCGTTTTCTTGGATGCGGCGCGTTTGGTCGGGCTGGAATTCTTGCTGGGCTGAGTCCTTCGCTTCTTAACGGCCTTCTTCTTCGTCGCTTTCTTTTTGATTGCCTTCTTTGTGACCGCGGGCTCAGCACGCTTGTTGGCAGCGGTCGTTTTCTTTCGGACCGCTTTTTTGTCGGAGGCTTTCTTATTCACTGCCTTCTTATTGGATGATTTCCGTCTGGCTGCGCTCTTTTGGGCTTCTTTGCGTTTGGTTGTCTGTTTGGTGACTGGCGTGGGGGTGGATGGCGAATCTGCTAAATCAATGCCGAAGATGTCGCTGAGGTCTGCTCCGTCGAGTCCGGACCCTTGGTCGAGGCCCATAGCGGACGACGCACCTTCGGGGCTGAACGCTTGTGATATCAAGTCGTTTTGGTCGACGCCGCGAAGTTGGAACAATAAATCGGGTAAGGTGTCGAGACGGTGCCCCACGCCGTAGAGCGTTGCGGCCAGGTGTTTGCACAGGTAGGCACCGTCCGGGCAACTGCACTTCAAGTGGAGCTCGTCGCTCGCGGGAAACATTCCGGACTGTGGATCCGTGATGCGGCGGATGACATCGTCACCGAGTCTGCCTCGCATTAGGTCCATCATCGAGTGGATTGACGAACTGCAACTGCGGTAAATGTCGGCCCATCTGCCGGAAGGCAAGGCATCGATTTTGATCGTGATGTCATAAAGCGACGAGCCACAGACCATCGACGTGATCTTGCCTTTGGAGATCCGCAAATCGGTGATGGAACCGTTGCGGGCGTAGGTACGCCCGCGGGGAAGCCGATTGGAGTAGTCGCAGTACTTTTCGAGATGGCTGCACCAACCCTTTCCCCAGAACGTCGTGGCTATCGCCCGGCCATTGATTTCGACCGGTTGCAGGCTCTCACCCTTTTTGAGACGCCTTTGGGCTTCCAGCTTGCCTTCGGCTTTGCGTTGGCCGACAGGAACGTAGGGTGTGAAGCGTCGGTGCCATGACATGGTTTGGGACAGTCTGAGATGCAGGTTTGGACGAATCGAATCTTTCGCTTCGTCAGGCTTTGGCTTTGGTGATGTCCAGGGAAACGAAGTCGATGAGTTGTTCGTTGGACATTTCGGTTAGCTGTACTTCGTCTTGGCCGTCACCGCCGAACAGCTCGCGGCTGAGTTGTTTCTTGTCGCGAATCATATCGTCGATTCGCTCTTCGAGCGTGCCCCGGCAAACAAATTTATGGACCAGTACGTTGCGTTTTTGTCCGATCCGAAACGCGCGGTCGGTGGCTTGGTCTTCGACGGCGGGATTCCACCACCGGTCGAAATGGACGACGTGGGAGGCTTCGGTGAGATTAAGTCCCGTGCCGCCTGCTTTGACGGAGATGACAAAGAACGGTGGCCCCGATTCCTCTTGGAATTGTTTGACCAATTGGCCGCGTTTCTTGGTGGCGGTTTTGCCTGTCAGGACGAGCCCCTGGCGGTTGAAGACGCCGGAGAGGAATTCGGAGATCGGTCCGCACATCGATTGAAATTGTGTGAAGACGAGCATCTTTTCCTGTTTTTCGATCAGGGCCTCGGCGATGGAGCGGAGCTGTGAGTATTTGCCGGAGGCGTCGACGTTGAAATCGGACTGCTTGAGGTGAAGGGCAGGATGATTGCAAATTTGTTTGAGCTGCATCAGAGCACCCAGAACCATACCGCGGCGTTGGATCCCTGAGGCGATGTCGAGCGATCTTTGCAGGTCATCGGTGACGGCTTTGTAAAGTGCGACCTGTGTCGTGGTGAGTCCGCAATCCACCCGCATTTCGGTCTTTTGTGGCAAGTCAGGAACGATGCGAGGATCGGTCTTCATCCGCCGCAGCACGTAGGGACTGATCAAACGCCGGACGCTCGCTAGCCGAGCGATCCGGTCGGCTTCGTCTTTGGAATTGACAAACTTTTTGAACTGGGAAGCCGTGCCGAGGAGTCCTGGCGAGCAGAAGTCGAAGAGCGACCACAGATCGCCGAGATGGTTTTCGACGGGAGTTCCCGACAACGCGATCCGTCCGCGCGCGGGGATCTGCTTGATCGCTTTGGTTTGTGCAGCACCGGAATTCTTGATCGCTTGAGCTTCGTCGAGAATGACGAGATTCCAATCGACTTCGGATAGCCACTTTTGCCTACGGGCGAGCCCGTAAGTGGTCGCAACGAGGTCGTAGCCGGCGAGTTCTTTGGCGGGATTGTCCGCAATGCGTTTGAGTTCGGACGCGTCGGCGCTGCTGCGATGAGCGATGTACAACTTGAGGTCGGGAGCGAACCGTTCGACTTCGCGTTGCCAATTGCCCAGCAACGAGGTGGGAAGGATCAAGAGACTTGGGTTCGCGGTCGTGTCTTTCAGCGGCTTGGCGTTCTTCGAGGGAGCTTTCTTCTTTGATTTCGTTGCCGGGTATTTCAGTTGTAATAGCAGCGAGATGATTTGAATCGTTTTACCGAGACCCATGTCATCGGCGAGGCAAACGCCAAGACCGAGTTTGGTGGCGAAGTACAGCCACGCGACGCCGTCGGCTTGATAGGGACGCAGCGACGCGTTGAGTCGATTGTGTGGGTCGAGCTCCAGTTTGTCGCTGGGGTCACGCAGTGAGTCGAGCGTTTCGGCGAGCCAGTCGCCTGGTTCGATGCGAGTCCAAGGTTGCAGCGATTCGTCAACGTCGTTGCCGGTGATCGATGCTCCCGAGAGCAGTCGCATGCCTTCGAGGAAGCCGACACCGGTGGCGTGTGCGTCGCGGAGTTCTACCCATTGGTGCAGCGCTGATTCCAACTGTTCAGCATCGACCTGCACCCATTTGCCTCGCAACAACGCCATGCCTTCACGAGCGTTCATGAGTGCGGCGACTTCATCCGGGCTGAGTGGTTGGCCGTCAACGCTGACGTCGACATCGAGGTCGAGCGAATCACCGCCGAGGACGGATTGTGATTTCGAGCCGACCCGCACGGTGACTTGCGGTCGCGGCGGACGGGCTGCGTTCCACCAGTCGGGGACGCGGACGATGACGCCGCTCTCTTCGAGTTGCGGGACGGACGTGAAAAACTCGTAGGCTTGGCCGATTCCCCATGCTTGTGGCGCGAACAGTGCTTTGGATTCCAGCATGTTCGCGATCGGTGGGCACGATTCGGCTGCGCGGGCGACGGGGGTGAGCAAGGCGTCGAGTTGTTTGGTGTCGCCGGCGGCGATGGATGCTTTCAAGGCCTCGGACAATGGAATGTGCCGGGGTGTTCGGCCGGTCGATTCGGGTTGGGTGTAGGTGGCGAGGAACGCGAACGGGCGATCTGGATTTTTTTTGTTTTCGGCGAGGTGGAAAGTGACGCGGCCGAGCAGGTTCCATTCGGGGCGGAGAGAATGCAGGTAACCGGCGAGGCCGCCCTTGCGTTTATTGGCCGCGGCGGCGGTTTGTTCGTCGAGGCCCGCCCAGGTTTCTCTCAGGGAATTGGGATTGGCGTATTCGAGGCCGAGCATCGGTGGGGCGGCCGCGAGCACTTCGCAGAGCGTTTCATCGTCGGGCGGTTCGGGGGATTGCCAGTCGTGGCCGCCCGTCGCATTGCGTCGCCGCAGTGCGGTGAAGTACCTGTTGGCAAATGCTCGCCAAAACTGCAGCGATGCGGGCAGCGATCCGTCACTGGCAGACGAGACGAGCGACGTGAGTCCCGTGGCAGCCGATTTGTTGAACGCCGCTATCAGTTTGGCGGGTAATTCGGCAGCGATTCCGAATGCGACGTCTTCCGCGGTGGCCGTGACGAGATGGAGGTGGCCGGAGGGAAGTACCGCGATCTTGTGTGCTGGCATCAACCGTTGCTTTCAATGAGCGAAACCTGGCTCGGCTCAATCTAGGTCATTGAACGAAGGCGAGTTGGATCGGCTCGATGTCCGAGTTTGGAAATGTCGTTTTCGCTTTGGGGTGCCTGCAGGTGTCGCAAATTTAGTCTTTAAACATGCTTCTTTGAACCACCATGCAGTCGGTAACTCGCTGCTGCTGTAGAGCGATTTGGGGATTTCGATCCAGGGATGAGGTTATTGTTCGGTCGCGTGCCTGGCCTCGTCTCGCTTTGCTTGACCCTCTCTGGGTGGTAATTCCTAGACCGAAAAGGTACCGGACACGAATGGCACGGGCTTAAGCCTAAGCGATTCGTACCGGACACTTTTTAGATCGGTTTTGGGTTTGCGGGGAATTTTGGCGGGCGCAGTCGCCATGTTGACGACGAGGTCGATTTGACTTCCTCTGATACTATTCGATTGATGCATCAGGCAGTTACCAACCATTTAGCAGGAGAAACATTGTGATGAAGAGTCGTCCACTTGGGAAATCGGGGATTGGTGCGTCGGTCGTCGGGTTTGGTGCTTGGGCGATCGGGGGGTGGACGTGGGGTGGTACGGACGAGCAGGAATCGATTCGTGCGATCCATGCTTTCCTGGATGCCGGAGGCTCTCTGATTGATACTGCGCCGATCTATGGTTTTGGCCGCAGTGAGGAGATCGTGGGGAAGGCGATTGCCGATCGTCGTGATCAAGTGGTGTTGGCAACGAAGTGCTCGATGCGTTGGGATCTTTCTGAATCGCAAAAGAAGCGAGCGAAAATGAAGTTCTCGACCAGCGAGGATATGTTTGATCAACCGGGCAGCCGATCGGAAGGTAGTTTTGACGTGTTCATCTACGCCGGTGCCGACGGGATCCGTGAAGAGGTGGAACAAAGTTTGAAGCGATTGCAAACCGACGTGATCGATTTGTATCAAACGCACTGGCAAGACGACGATGTTGCGATTGAAGAGAAAATATCGACGTTGGAGGATCTGCGGCGTGAAGGCAAAATCCGTGCGATCGGCGTGTCGAACGCTTCGGTCGAGCAGATTGAAACCTACCAGCAGTTCGGGCAGGTCGACACCGACCAGGAGAAGTACTCGATGCTGGACCGGGCGATGGAGCAGTCCAATTTGGCGAAGTGTGATCGTGATTCCATCGGGTTCCTGGCCTACAGTCCACTCAGCCAAGGTTTGCTGACCGGGAAGATTCAGCCGGATCGCGAATACCCGGAGGGTGACCAACGTCGATCCAAAGAGCGTTTTCAACCGGACAATGTGCAAAAGGTGAACGCGATGCTGGACCCGATGCGGCCCATTGCGGAGAAGCATCAGGTGAGTCTGGCCCAGCTGACGATCGCTTGGACGCTTGCCCAACCGGGTTGCTCGCATGTTCTGGCCGGTGCTCGGAATCCGCAACAGGCGACCGATAACGCTGGAGCCGGCGAGGTGGAGTTGAGTAGCGATGAATTGGCGACAATCACGCAAGCGGTGCACGGTTACGACGGTGTGTAATACGGTATGGCGTGCGTCGTGATCAATCAGGCTGGTGCTTGGTGAACCGGCCGCGAACTGCATGAGCGACTCGCTGCCGAGTGCTCGTTCGTGACATCGGTTGGGCATCTGTTTGAGATGTTGAGCGGTTACGAGCGTGTTCGGGTCGGTTTTTGCTATCTAGCTGAGGTTGGCGGCGGTAAGATTGAGTTGGAGTGTGCGTTCCCAGGCGTTGCTTGCGTTTGATGTCTGGCTTTCTTCACACCCGACTTTCCCCACAGTCCTAGACAGTTTGCGACAAAAGGTGATCCACTATGCAACGCTTCCCATTAAGGCAAGAAGCCGAGACAACGGAAGAGGTCGGGGTGATCTATCGCGACTTTCAGCAGGGGATGGGGTTCCCAGACGTTCCGAGCTTCATTCGTGTGCAGGCAACGTCCCCAGGAATGCTGGCGGGCACATGGGGACTGATCAAAAATATTCTGTTGGAGGGGGCTCTGCCGCGTGCCACCAAGGAATTGATCTTTGTGGCAATCTCAGTGGATCGTGAGTGCAAGTATTGCCGTGACGCGCACACGGCATGTTGTCGAATCTTGGGCGTTGAAGAGAACACGATCCAAGCGGTGATGGAAGGCTTGAGCGAGGAGCTGCCTGATCACATTCGGGACGTTTTGCAGTTTGCAGTGAAATGTTCGTCTGGGCCACACCAGTTGACGGACGGAGATTTTGCGACTTTACGACGGCACGGGTTTGATGATGAACAATCGTTGGAGGTGATCGCAACCGCGGCGATGGCGATTTACGCGATCACCATTGCTGACGCGACGATGTTGGATTCCGATAAGTTGTTCTCGTCGGTTTGAACGCGCATAGCTTGGTAGATCGTCGGACTTATTCACAGCCATTCTGGAACGTGCTCGCCTGCGGTGCCGAAAGACGCTGCCGATGGGTTCTGGCAATTGCCGCTTGCTGGTTTATTGCGACTAGGTGCGTGTTGGACCGTGGAGAGTTTGTTGGTGTGTGCTTGTTGGTGTGAGGTACGGTGGATGGATTTGTACTAGAATCCTGGACCGTCAGCAGTTCAAGCTGCTGACGACCCTCCAAGTCCTCTCCCCACCTAGTACAGCGGCAACCATGAAGTTCTCTTGCTTGCGATCGATCACGATCGCATTTCTCACTGTGATGTTTCCAGTCGGTCTGGTCACTGCAAACGACCTGGCGCCTCTTTCGAAGCCACCCGCGACCGATGAATCGAAGGTCTCAGCGCC
The window above is part of the Neorhodopirellula lusitana genome. Proteins encoded here:
- a CDS encoding peroxidase-related enzyme (This protein belongs to a clade of uncharacterized proteins related to peroxidases such as the alkylhydroperoxidase AhpD.); its protein translation is MQRFPLRQEAETTEEVGVIYRDFQQGMGFPDVPSFIRVQATSPGMLAGTWGLIKNILLEGALPRATKELIFVAISVDRECKYCRDAHTACCRILGVEENTIQAVMEGLSEELPDHIRDVLQFAVKCSSGPHQLTDGDFATLRRHGFDDEQSLEVIATAAMAIYAITIADATMLDSDKLFSSV
- a CDS encoding DEAD/DEAH box helicase, producing the protein MPAHKIAVLPSGHLHLVTATAEDVAFGIAAELPAKLIAAFNKSAATGLTSLVSSASDGSLPASLQFWRAFANRYFTALRRRNATGGHDWQSPEPPDDETLCEVLAAAPPMLGLEYANPNSLRETWAGLDEQTAAAANKRKGGLAGYLHSLRPEWNLLGRVTFHLAENKKNPDRPFAFLATYTQPESTGRTPRHIPLSEALKASIAAGDTKQLDALLTPVARAAESCPPIANMLESKALFAPQAWGIGQAYEFFTSVPQLEESGVIVRVPDWWNAARPPRPQVTVRVGSKSQSVLGGDSLDLDVDVSVDGQPLSPDEVAALMNAREGMALLRGKWVQVDAEQLESALHQWVELRDAHATGVGFLEGMRLLSGASITGNDVDESLQPWTRIEPGDWLAETLDSLRDPSDKLELDPHNRLNASLRPYQADGVAWLYFATKLGLGVCLADDMGLGKTIQIISLLLQLKYPATKSKKKAPSKNAKPLKDTTANPSLLILPTSLLGNWQREVERFAPDLKLYIAHRSSADASELKRIADNPAKELAGYDLVATTYGLARRQKWLSEVDWNLVILDEAQAIKNSGAAQTKAIKQIPARGRIALSGTPVENHLGDLWSLFDFCSPGLLGTASQFKKFVNSKDEADRIARLASVRRLISPYVLRRMKTDPRIVPDLPQKTEMRVDCGLTTTQVALYKAVTDDLQRSLDIASGIQRRGMVLGALMQLKQICNHPALHLKQSDFNVDASGKYSQLRSIAEALIEKQEKMLVFTQFQSMCGPISEFLSGVFNRQGLVLTGKTATKKRGQLVKQFQEESGPPFFVISVKAGGTGLNLTEASHVVHFDRWWNPAVEDQATDRAFRIGQKRNVLVHKFVCRGTLEERIDDMIRDKKQLSRELFGGDGQDEVQLTEMSNEQLIDFVSLDITKAKA
- a CDS encoding DUF1501 domain-containing protein encodes the protein MATLIVDLEQTRLLGKTLIVITTEFGRPSGFDSGGGREHQDNSFSCVLAGGGLSNCGAYVQTDQQAKRIEADPVCDPDFYATICAATGVD
- a CDS encoding DUF1559 domain-containing protein, with protein sequence MSFADRPSLSRCNPESHPSLPVHGIQNRRGFTLVELLVVIAIIGVLVGLLLPAVQAAREAARRMSCSNNMKQLGLAMHNYHSAYKQLPRQFGGTFGSIPSGLAANNQRRYAPGHNSGELSALVGLTPFVEQQALWEQISNPFKATTGNIYQPMGPYPGRTLAESVNAAAGVYDPWITEIQTLRCPSDPGVGLPAHARTNYGVCFGDAIDQSNANYYHPYHGAVMASTTTQTAIKTASRGMWQPEFTGKFRDVLDGLSNTIAMGEFITDLGDGDKRSALVRGSGNGADVQRTGGALACEGFVDPDRPRFWDDGATILQSGAPERRRGYKWASGYTLYTGFFTVLPPNREMCWRGPDNFREGIAPPSSNHQGGCHILMGDGAVKFITDSIDAGGLSSRAMVSTSANNNDPLSVAGAASPFGLWGNLGTRGGREVITEEF
- a CDS encoding aldo/keto reductase; translated protein: MKSRPLGKSGIGASVVGFGAWAIGGWTWGGTDEQESIRAIHAFLDAGGSLIDTAPIYGFGRSEEIVGKAIADRRDQVVLATKCSMRWDLSESQKKRAKMKFSTSEDMFDQPGSRSEGSFDVFIYAGADGIREEVEQSLKRLQTDVIDLYQTHWQDDDVAIEEKISTLEDLRREGKIRAIGVSNASVEQIETYQQFGQVDTDQEKYSMLDRAMEQSNLAKCDRDSIGFLAYSPLSQGLLTGKIQPDREYPEGDQRRSKERFQPDNVQKVNAMLDPMRPIAEKHQVSLAQLTIAWTLAQPGCSHVLAGARNPQQATDNAGAGEVELSSDELATITQAVHGYDGV
- a CDS encoding DUF1559 domain-containing protein translates to MKTEKRAALKSSGFTLVELLVVIAIIGVLVGLLLPAVQAAREAARRMSCSNNFKQIGLGMHNYHSAYNQLPMNMGGTDARGVSDGAKSNNLCLSWLVGLAPFVEQQALWEQISNGVDANGNVYVPMGPSPWFGGFGPWASDIPSFRCPSDPGRGLPALGRTNYATCVGDSPRMAHSGGRNRSGFYNWQGTAAWPGWDGQNHAWTRTTSDKDKVAEWVRGSNRGMFWNRHKTKFRDVLDGLSNTIAAGEIATSLGQKELNADVAQAPYNILFKPNRCTDLADPTRPQFYPGTQAVLNGSYRERGYRWADGRLPFASVHTVIPPNGASCITSGNNDNGQGISTVGSRHQGGAHVLMGDGAVKFITDSIEAGNQAAEGMRKGEASIYGLWGSLGSRASREVIEAEL
- a CDS encoding SWIM zinc finger family protein, with protein sequence MSWHRRFTPYVPVGQRKAEGKLEAQRRLKKGESLQPVEINGRAIATTFWGKGWCSHLEKYCDYSNRLPRGRTYARNGSITDLRISKGKITSMVCGSSLYDITIKIDALPSGRWADIYRSCSSSIHSMMDLMRGRLGDDVIRRITDPQSGMFPASDELHLKCSCPDGAYLCKHLAATLYGVGHRLDTLPDLLFQLRGVDQNDLISQAFSPEGASSAMGLDQGSGLDGADLSDIFGIDLADSPSTPTPVTKQTTKRKEAQKSAARRKSSNKKAVNKKASDKKAVRKKTTAANKRAEPAVTKKAIKKKATKKKAVKKRRTQPSKNSSPTKRAASKKTAVKKAAVKKATAKKAVKKSTPKKPTPQPTTKRKTSQKLPTTKAKSPKPKKAAKHKSS